The segment CTCCACGTCGCTACGAACGCAAGGCCGACGACTTCCTCGCCTTCACCAGCATCGCCTGCACCCTCATCTGCTACCGCAGACTCACCAAATGAGATGACCTCTTAAACGCATGTGCGAACAGCGTTCCGGACGCATAAAGTCCGTTCGTTCACAGGGAGGGGAAACGGATCTGATGAAGAGTGGAAGAACGGCACGGGCCGTCATCGCGGTCAGTGTCGTCGGGGTCGTGCTCGCGGGCTGCTCGACCAGCAGGACAGGTTCGGCAGACGCGGGGGATGCCGGGCCGGAGTCACAGGCCGCTTCGGCGCGTTACACGTCGTCCGCCGAGCTGCTCGAACGTCTGTCGGCGGACGGAACCACCGTGGTGGTCGGCAACCCCGAAGCCAGGTCTGTCGTGCATCTGCTGGAGGACCCGCGGTGCCCCGTGGTCGAGGAGTTCGAACGGACCGGCGCCAAGGCCGTTCGGAAGCTGGTCCTCAGCCGGGAGATCCGCGTCGAGTACACCTTCGCCTCCTTCAAGGACGACCGGCTCGGCGGTGACGGGTCGAAGCGGGCCGTGAACGCCCTGCGCGCGGCGCTGGACCGGGGCAAGTTCGTCGAGTACCACGCCGTGCTGTTCCGGAACCAGGTCGTCGTGGAGGGCTCGGGCGGCTTCACCACCGAACGCCTTCTGAAACTCGCCGACCAGGTGCCCGGGCTGCGCAGTGCCGCCTTCGACGCCGCCGTCAGGACCATGAAGTACAAGGCGTTCGTGACCGCCTCCGAGAAGGCCTACGAGAACACCGGCGACGACCCGAACGGACCCGGAACGCCCTCGCTCGTCGTCAACGGTCATCAGCTCGAAGGCGGCCTGTTCGCGGCGGCCTTCAGGGAGGAGCTGCTCACCCGTCTGGTGGTCGACCTCCACGACCGGCCGGCGAGGTGGTCGACCTTCTGGGTGCCCTTCGGCCAGCGTGTCGAGGCCCAGTGGGAGGCCGAGGAGTCGCAGGAGTCGTAGGACCCGTCAGAAGAGGCTTCTGACGAAGTCGACGAACCAGTTCATGACGACGACCACGAGGATCAGCAGCCCGATCAGGACCACGTAGAACCAGGAGCAGCCACCCCCGGCGTCCACGTCGTGTTCGTCGCTCCCGCCCAGCTCTCCGTCGAACAGATCCACCTTCGTCCCCTCTCCCCGCCCGGTTCACCCGGACCCCCGGCCCGTAAGGACGTCCTTTCGCACGCCCGGGTTCCGGGCCCGAGGGGTCCGGTACTCAGGGGCAGGGGCAGGGGCAGGGGCAGGGGTAGGGGCAGGGGGTGGGGTACTCAGGCGCGCGGAGAGGCCGTGCCCCCCGGTGCCGCCTACAGTTCGCGGAACATCGGCCTCGCCCACGCGGGCGGGGCCCGTGGCGGTGCGAGCGGTTCGGGGCCCTTGGTCACGATCGGGCCGCCACCGTCCGCGGTCAGGGTCGCGCGTAGCTCGGTCACGAACTCCAGGCACGTCCCGTACCGCTCCTCGGGCGTCTTCGCCAGCGCCTTGGCGAACACCGCGTCCGCCGCCTCCGGCAGCCCGGGACGCACCTCGGAGAGCGGCGGAGGCGGATCGTACTGCTGCGCCCACAGCACGGCCCAGTCGGTGTCACGGCGGAACGGCGGCGCACCCACCAGCGTCTCGAACACCACACACGCGAGGCTGTACACATCGCACCGGCCGTCCACCGGCTTCCCCGAGATCTGCTCGGGTGCCACATAGTCCAGCGTGCCCACGAACTCGCCCACCGTGGTGAACCCGGTCAGCGACAGCGACTTCTTCGTCAGGCCGAAGTCCGTGAGGTACACATGCTCCGGATGGTCCCGGTCGGTGCCCTCCGCGACCAGGATGTTGCCGGGCTTCACATCCCGGTGCACCAGGTCGTGCGCGTGCGCCGCGTCCAGGGCCGAAGCCACCTGCACGGCGATCCGCCCCGCCTTCACGGGCGACAGCGGCCCCTCGCGGTCCAGCAGCGCCACCAGGTCCTGCCCCGCCACGTACCGCATGGCGATGTACAGGACGCCCTCCGTCTCGCCCGCCTCGAAGACCGGCACGATGTGGGGGTGGTCGATCGACGCGGCGACCCGGGACTCGTGCGCGAAGCGCTTGCGGAAGGTGTCGTTGCGGGCCAGCTCGGGGGCGAGCAGCTTCAGCGCCACCGTCCGGTCGAGCCGCAGATCCCGCGCCCGGTACACGACCGCCATCCCGCCGCGCCCGATCTCGCCCTCCACGCGGTAGCCCGCGATCTCCTTGCCGAGGAGCCCCGAGGGGCGGCCCGCCGGCAGCTCCGGGTCCTCGCGCGGCGCGTCGGCCATCAGCCCTCACCGCCCGTCGCGGGCGGCGGCCGCTCCACGACCTGCGTCGGCGGCGGCCCGGCGGCCGCAGCGGGGTCCACCTGCGGCACCACCTGGGTGGGCGGAGGGCCGGCGGCCGGGTCCACCTGCGGCACGAGTTCCGTCGGCGGCTCGGCCTCGGCGACCGGGTCCACCTGCGGTACGACCTCCGTCGGCGGATCGGCCTCGGCCCCGGGGTCCACCTGCGGCACCACCTGGGTGGGGGTCGGTTCGGCGGCCGGCGGCGGATCGCCGCGCAGCACCACCTGGGTGGGCTCGTGTACGGGAGGTGCGGCGGCATCCCGCTCACCGGCCGGCTCCTCCTCCGACTCCTCCTCCGGCTTCGCCGCGTCCGTGACAGGAGCGGCGACCGAGGGCGACGCCGATGCGGCGTACGTACTCAGCCCCACCCCGTCGCAGTACACCCACCGCTCGTGCTCGGCGTCGTACAGCCACACCGACTCGCCGTCCACGACCATGCCCACCCGCAGCCCGCGCGTCCGCAGCCGGAAGTTCTCGCCGTCGAGGCGCCCCGCTCCCAGCGCCTCCGCGGCCCGCCGGTAGCGTCCGAGCGCGTCCTCGGCGCGGGCGATCAGCGGACGCGGATCCGCGGTCCTGGTGAGCGGCCGCCCCGCCGCCGGCGGGTCGTCCGGGACGGTGACGAGGAGCCGCGCGTCGACCCACGCCGTCCAGCCGTTGGAGCAGAGGACCCGTCCCCAGTCACCGGCCCGCTCCTCCAGACGTACCGGCAGGAACGC is part of the Streptomyces sp. NBC_00250 genome and harbors:
- a CDS encoding DsbA family protein, with protein sequence MKSGRTARAVIAVSVVGVVLAGCSTSRTGSADAGDAGPESQAASARYTSSAELLERLSADGTTVVVGNPEARSVVHLLEDPRCPVVEEFERTGAKAVRKLVLSREIRVEYTFASFKDDRLGGDGSKRAVNALRAALDRGKFVEYHAVLFRNQVVVEGSGGFTTERLLKLADQVPGLRSAAFDAAVRTMKYKAFVTASEKAYENTGDDPNGPGTPSLVVNGHQLEGGLFAAAFREELLTRLVVDLHDRPARWSTFWVPFGQRVEAQWEAEESQES
- a CDS encoding serine/threonine-protein kinase, which gives rise to MADAPREDPELPAGRPSGLLGKEIAGYRVEGEIGRGGMAVVYRARDLRLDRTVALKLLAPELARNDTFRKRFAHESRVAASIDHPHIVPVFEAGETEGVLYIAMRYVAGQDLVALLDREGPLSPVKAGRIAVQVASALDAAHAHDLVHRDVKPGNILVAEGTDRDHPEHVYLTDFGLTKKSLSLTGFTTVGEFVGTLDYVAPEQISGKPVDGRCDVYSLACVVFETLVGAPPFRRDTDWAVLWAQQYDPPPPLSEVRPGLPEAADAVFAKALAKTPEERYGTCLEFVTELRATLTADGGGPIVTKGPEPLAPPRAPPAWARPMFREL